The following is a genomic window from Miscanthus floridulus cultivar M001 chromosome 14, ASM1932011v1, whole genome shotgun sequence.
AGACTTGCGGCAAGAGGTGGACCATGAACAGTAACGCCCAGGAACCAAGGTGAGATAAACTCAACCCTAGGCTGCTCTTTATTGATCTATAGAGTTTGATACATATAGGACTCAACCTAACCAACTATCCCTATCTTTTAGGACTCTTTAATCTCAACTAACCAACCCCTAATGACTATGAATCCCAACTAACCCAACCCTGTGCGCATCCTGGTGATCCCCCCCAGCTCAGCACACGGTTGAGTCTAGCCACTACGGCGTCTATATACTTTGCCGCACATAACACCTATGATGAAGTAAAAAAGCATGAGATGCCTAGGGCAAAGCAAGTACCATCTCTCCCAACAGTCGCCAAGTATGCGCCATCAGGTGAAAAGGAAATTGCATTGATCGAACCTTGACATATATGCCATCTAGCGACTGGGTTGCTCTGCAATGTTATTCATGACATAAATCCCagttaattatgttgccacattttcaAGGACAATCATGTTCTATACCTTGATCAAAACTCTTCTAGTCAAATGTCAAGCAGGAATATTTACAAGACACATAACAAGTAAACTCACAGAACCATAAAGTTCTTGTAGCACAATAGATTCTACatctagttgtcaaaaccaatAACACTGCCCAGGTGGAGGTAGTACAAAAGTATAGTGTTCAAGACAGACAGCATGCTACCAGAAATGTTGCTGAATGCTAGGAGCAAAGACTGAAATGCAAGCATAAATCAATTAAGTAAACAATTAACGGTTCTGAAGGATAACTTCTATATTTTAGTTCAGTCACTTAAGCATAGGTACTCTGCACCTGGAATCAATTTAATGGAGTGCTCTCTTAAATACTTGAGATTTGTGTCATTATGTGCAACTTTGACAGGAAAAGTAATACAGTAGTAATCACTGTTTAGTATCTAACATAATGCTGCGTAGAGCTGAAGGGTTGAGCCATTCTCTAATACCAATACCAACAACCAAAAAGAGCACATGTTATAATGTTAACTAATGCTAATGGCTAAAGCATCTTGCTTCACCAAAGTAATGCACTTTAGGAAAGCAGTCACGGAAGAACCTAGAATACCTTACTCGACTTTGCATGTGCAACCATAAACTGGGATTGATCCTTCACAGCTGGAAACATACAGTCTGTGTTCCCATCCTTGTTCTGAAAACAACAAAAGATAGAACATCAATTCAAAATCAACCAAAGGTCGAGTAAGGTATTTTTGGTAGCATGCTGTCTGTCTTCCCATCCttgtttaaaaaaaaatcaaccaAAAGACCAAAATAAAGTCTACCAAATTATTATCAAACTCTATAACTAGCAGCTGCTCACTTTATCATACACGTACAAATTTCCATCAGAATGGCTAACAACGAAAATGCTTTCACGCTCTGGTACCCATGCGACAGAAGTGCACCGACTGCAAAACATTAATATCCAAATCTTGATTAGAGAACTAAGTTAAATAAATGGAATAAGATAGGCATCCACATGGACTATAACAAAACAACATTATGCTTATATTGCACCGATATCAAGCTTTAGATAGCTTGGGTGCCACTGAAAGAAGTTCCAGAGAAGCCAGTTAAGAAAACTATCCCTTTAATTTCACTAGCAAACAAGTTTAAGGATTCAAAGGCATGCAAGCAGCTGCtttttgtcacaagatgatgagcgtgcaaagaattaaatTATCCAAACTTCAAAATAAGATTGCTTCAGGCAACAAAAGCAAGTTTGGGCTTCGAAAGTGCTCCTTGAAAGCACAGTCGAGGAATACATATATAGACATAGAACCCATAGCTTTACCACAATGCTGTGAAGGACAAGAAGAACTGGCTCCACTAAGATTAGATTCATAGCATTGCTTTAGTACACATTTATGTTAGAACTCTAGAGTAGAAAGCTAAAAAAGACTGAGAATCATGGTGGATGCAGGTAACTTTGCTAGCTACTAAACTTAGCCTCATATCTGAATTCTGAATTTCTGAACTTAAAACCAAATAAGAATAATGGGTTCATGTATCCATATTAACAGACATTCACCTATGCTAACCTTGATCATGCCTGAATCTGATATGTTAAATCACAGAACAGTAATATAAAAAACATGTAATCTAAAATATTTATGAACAATATCGATAAATTCAAAAGATCATATGTATCAGGTATTTCATTCAAATTAATAATGAAAAATTCAATCATACCTTCCATTGGGTGAGACATCTTTATCACCCTTATTGTAATGTAGAGCTGCCACGGGTTTTCTTCCAGGATCTTGTAACTGTTGCCTCAGCGACATTGAATAGACTGCACAACAGCCCATAAAAGAAACGAAAATGAATGTCTCAGACTTATGCACAGTCCAGTTTGAAGCATAATGGGGCTCAACTAATCATCTCCACTAACCATCCCCTGATCCCATCCCAATGATCAGGTCATGCCCCTCTTTGGCCTCTGGGTCAAATGCATGGCACAGTGGGTTTGAGTTGCTGAAATGGATGGACTTTAGTGGATCCTAGTGCAAGTAAACAGATGATCAGAAAAGAGCAAGACACCAAAAACTGTGTGTAGCTTGCATCCAGTAAAACGACTGAATACCTTCTCCTGAGAATTGAGATCACTGATGAATAGTGTATCAGCAGCATTGAATACAATATATATACCCTTTCCATTATAATTTGTGGCCCCTTGTGATCCACCAAGGCTTGTAGATGTACCAAGGCCGCCTCCTCCTATACGGCTGCTTCCAGCAACAGCCCGGTtcgcgccattgccgccgccaaaGCTAAGTGCCTTGCTTCCGTTCCCAGTGCCCAGCAGCCTTGCTGCCGCAGACCGCATCCCACTGCTGGAGCTTGGTGTCGATGGCTGGGAGCCCTGGCTAGCAGGCTTCTCCTTGAGGTATGCCACTGTCAACTGTGATAAAAAAAATGCAAAGCAATGGCCATGGTAAATCATTTCCCAATCAGAACATAAACTTATTATCAAACTGTAGAAGTCCAAAACGTATGGCAGAATAGAGAAATAAACCAACAAAGGTCTTCACTAACATAAAGCTTCCATTTATTTACACTGAAACCAAACAGAACCACAACTTCACTGATGAAGCGTCCAACGAACCAACAGCTAAACTAAACCGTCCAAAATGCCTAAGATAACTCTATTCTGTAGTACCAAGTACATAATTCTACAATCACTGCCGTAAATTTGCCTCAAACGGATGCTGCATCCCAATTAAAATCCTATTAGCAGTGATGAAAAGCCTACCAAAAGCATCCATCCTCCGCAGCAGCCCGCGTAGATCCCCTACCAGAAGCACACTTCCCACTCGTACCTGCGAGACGGTCTTGCCGCCGTGGCTGTAGTGCAGCACCGCGGAGTGCGTCTTCTCGTACTGCAGCTTGTACCTCCCCTCGGGCGTCTTGAAGTAGGTCTTGAGccccgccgcggcgccgccgcccccagcccccgcccccgcgcccgGCCCGACCCCGGGCGCCCCCGCCATGCCAGGCGCCACCGCTGCCCGCCCTTTCTCTCTCCCCGCAATCAATTCCCAGCCGCAACCCTACCGCCGCTAACTCCGCCGGCTCGGCCCTGGTCCACGGGGACTAGGTGAGCGCGGGTAAGGCTTCCTGATGGCGGAGACGGATctaggcggcagcggcggtgaaGTGGAGGGGGGCGAAGAGCGGTGGCTGCTGGCTGGCCCGATTTGGGAGAAGACAACTGCTTTGGTGTACTAGTTTGGAGGcggaaaaataattaaaaaagcGATGTTGGTGTTTATTTTGCGCTATAAATAAAATTAAATGGcagcagaaaagaaaaaggcggAGCCCACCAGTCAGCAAGATTGCCGCCCGCGGCGCGAAGGGGCGTTCCGTGACGTCACCGAGACTCATCGGGCCTGTTTGTTCCTGTCTCCATTGAAGCCCGGCTATGACTAAAGTCTAGGCAGGTGGGCTTGCCTGGTCCCATCAAGCCAACGTATACTTATTTTGGTTGCATAGAGTATCTAAGcgtggtttataattggtgtgtTTGGTTCCCTCACTTGAGTTAGATAGAATCACCTTATCTACTACCCGGTAACTTCACCCCTATAGCACATTCTATCAAGTTtgaattcagttttcagtttGTTTTTCCTGTTTTCAAAACTTAGAATCTTTGAAACCAACAAGTTTTTTATGTTGGTCCTTTAATCAATGTTAGAGATCTTAGATCGAttaacaactttgcttaaagacgATCGTCAAGTTGTTTTGCAAAATCGAgagaacgagagagaggaagATGTGTTGTCAGTCGCTACAGTAGCACCTTCTGCTTCACCGCCGGCAATCTCCACACGCCGGAGAAATTCGTCGTCGCAACGCCACCTCCGCCGGATTCCTCTTGCACGCAGCTTCGCCTCGCCCTTGCGCACCACCCTGGCCTGCTCGCGTCGCCTATAGCCGCCGTAATCATCCCCAGTGCCGgttgccgccatggccgccgtcggcAGTAGCACGGCAATGGACGACCTCCTCGCCGTGGCCGCCACAAGCAGGCGCCCAGCAGCTCTCCCATGGCGGTGCCCAAGGCCCCCGCGAGCCCTCCCCCGGTGATGCCACTCCTAACACTAGCACCCGGTCGCCGACCCCGGCCTCCAGGATCTGCGAGATCCATGGGCGAGGTTGCCGAGGGTGGCGCGACCATGCGTGGGACCACCGGGGGTAGCGCGGACGTGCATGGGTGCAGCGTCGGAGATGGCTTACGCTCGCGGCCATGGTTGGGGAGGGCGTGTTCGTGGTGGAGGGGCAGGGCACTAGGCGCGCGACTCGCGAGGGCCGGCAGTGGGCGCGAACGGCGGCAGCACGGGCGCGGAGGACCGGAGGTGGAGCAAGGCGCTCGTGACGACGAGGTAGGGCAGTGCTCGTTGCCGACGGTGGAGAAGGCACAGCACCGGAGGAAGCGAAGAGGACACGAAGGGAGGTGACGGGAGCGGAACCTGCACCTGGCTAAGCCTGGCTCCAGGAAAACGGATCGAGATTTCATTCTTTGGGAGCTAGGTCAAGTGACGCACGGTGGCTAGCTTTAGCCAGGCTAAAGCCCAACTACAGGCAACCAAACAAGCCTAAGTTGGCTCCAGCTGGCCAGGCCAAGGGTTGGGCACCCAACCAACACAGGCCCATCCTGCTTTCTTGCCACTCCCGCCGACTTCCCTTCCTTGTCTCCTAGTGCCACCCAACAAGGTTCTTGACGAGCCCGGGAGGCTTCTCGCTACCTGATCCCACCAGTCTCTTCACGCTGTGAACTAAACAACTCTATAGGCTTGGTTGGTTGATGGCGGTGTCTATCTGCTTGGGTAGTTAGGATCGCTTGCTTGGCGAAACAtgctctgttcgcttgaacttatcagccatggcgtagtatatatatatatgatgttctacgatgtatgTTATGATGtttatatattatatatgtaATGTTCTATGATTTATGTTATGATGTTTTTATAATATACATGTGATGCTCTATGATGTATACACGAGTTCTTCCTTTTATCTTTTTTCCTTGATTTGTTTTCCCCGTTACTTAGCTTTTTTCATGTTTCATGAAATTTCCTGTGGCGTATTTTAGTATGGATATAGAATATTATTCTTGTGATGgttgtatttttttttgaaatggttgtatatatattttttattggaCTTTTAAATGGTGTGATGTATTTAATAACGAAACTATTTCACACCTAAGGgtagtcccaatgaaagaaactagtagtttctataacataggataccgcacaaaaaaaagtactgctttccaacccatggtttctatgagtaataattattttctctttctctcttccaactctatcttcttcctccaatgggagtgcggtaCGAGCCTGCTAGAAACTGATGGTTTCTCCCCAATAGCGATTTCGTGGTTTATTGGTGCATTaggtcaagagaagacctgatttcttcatgagaaaaccatttctatgatttttgctctctttctttatTAATTACGTTGTCATGTCAGTGTTTTGCCTACGTGACAAGTCATTTAATAATGATAGAAATCATCATCGATATACCATTAGAATTACCCTAACACAAACATCTACATGAGTATCACCTGTGAATTCAACAGGTCCTGTGTTCGAATTCTGACATGGACTCTTAcgcttttatttttctttttgcatTTACGTGCAAGCTGGGCTGAAGCGTGCAGGCCGTGCAATCTGGGCGGACGGGAACGTGGGCCAGTTCGCTGGATGGTGATTTGGGCTGGAAGCGCGCACGCAGTCGTTGGCCCAATTTCTCGCGCGCGGGCGACGAGAACAATTCGCGTTTAGGGCATGTTTGTAATGCGggatttttttcctatttttatgttttttctatgaaattgaactgatttctgtgaaattcctgcgtttcAAATAGGCAAGGgcttggttactgtagcaccttcgtttgtatttggtgatttgtatctaattatggactaattaggttcgaaagtttcgtctcgcgatttctcacctaacagtataattagttttttttttgtctatatttagtactccatgtatgtgccgcaaAATTCAATGTGACACTTCGTTGATTTGACTTGCCGCTTGCGCATGTATACGCAGTGTCCTACACGACCCGATTTCCATTGCTACGAGACGCTCAGCTCGACGGCTCTGCTGCTGCACGGTAAagactttttttttccttttttggttACAAAGACGGGTAAGAGTGAACTTTGGTCTTTAAAGTTTAAAGGCAGTACGCTGTACACTAAAAAGTGGCAGTAAAAGAAAGATCTCGGTCACGCGCATTGCACACACGAGTAGGAGGGTGCGTACGTGCGAGCCAAGCGGCGCAGAGCTGGAAGCCTCGAGCTTGCATGCAGGCGCAGGCCGCACGGTCACGTGCGTCACTTTATCCACATCACCCGCGTGATTTGGATTTCACCGTAAAGAGACTGATGAGTGAATGGCAGAAGGGGACGGATGTCTTTTGCATGTATGCCCAACTTGCGTTGCAGGAGGATatacataaaataaaataaaataaaaatagtaAAAATATTCCAGAGTCTCAGATAGAGAGAGAAAAGCTAGTAGTGCAAGGTTGACCACAGGCCATGCAGGGCTCTGCTTTGACCGGCTGGCCTCTCTGCATGGGAACCGCCACCGGACCGACCAACTGGTCGGGGTGGAGCACCAGTACGTGcagtaagagcaagtataatagcaggctgtaagccgactaaatactGAGGTGAAAGAGAAaggggaagagagagaagaagtgggctgtaagcttacagctggcttaggcacaagaaccaaaaaagtttatgagagagacaagtaggccatgtattaactgtaaagagctaactactgtatgagtgggctgagaaaaGGCTAcaaagaaccttacagccagcaaaccggctgtattattagccttgctctaactcTGTACCAGCGCACGGttaatctctctctctccgtctagTACGTGCACGAGAAATGATGGATCCCACGAGTGTGGAACGTGGCAGCTTGCCTGCCTGGATAACCACCTTCCCATTCATTACTTTAAATATCACTGCCCGCTTTTTTCACTCTTGTTACCCTCGCTCGTCTTCTGCTGACCACGGAACGGACTTGGGTGCAACGTGGAAGTGAAGCCCTAAAAGTCATGACTAAAAATATTTTTCGCTAATTTACTGGGATGAAAAAGATCGTTGGTTCGCTGAAACAGCAAGCTCGTGGACATGAGTCCTCGCGCTCGTCGCACTGTACCACCCGTGGGCGGGGCGGTCCCCTTGCTGGTGCTCCTTGTTTAATGCGGTCTGCTGTGGGCCAGGCTGGAGTTGACTGGCAGGAGAACCCAATT
Proteins encoded in this region:
- the LOC136504155 gene encoding probable catabolite repression protein creC, translating into MAGAPGVGPGAGAGAGGGGAAAGLKTYFKTPEGRYKLQYEKTHSAVLHYSHGGKTVSQLTVAYLKEKPASQGSQPSTPSSSSGMRSAAARLLGTGNGSKALSFGGGNGANRAVAGSSRIGGGGLGTSTSLGGSQGATNYNGKGIYIVFNAADTLFISDLNSQEKDPLKSIHFSNSNPLCHAFDPEAKEGHDLIIGMGSGDVYSMSLRQQLQDPGRKPVAALHYNKGDKDVSPNGSRCTSVAWVPERESIFVVSHSDGNLYVYDKNKDGNTDCMFPAVKDQSQFMVAHAKSSKSNPVARWHICQGSINAISFSPDGAYLATVGRDGYLRVFDFSKEQLIFGGRSYYGALLCCTWSSDGKYLLTGGEDDLVQVWGMDDRKIVAWGEGHNSWVSGVAFDSYWSPPSSDGNGENVYRFGSVGQDTQLLLWDLALDEIVVPLRHPSSASPTFSSGSPSAHWDNACPPTGVLQPSPRMRDVPKLSPLVAHRVHADPLSGLVFTNESILTICREGLTKIWVRPDQSENNQQSNSSEFVLGPVSKDRAITSSNKASSSSFKKPSSVLVA